One region of Microbacterium sp. M28 genomic DNA includes:
- a CDS encoding FAD-binding and (Fe-S)-binding domain-containing protein, giving the protein MSTVAEALSALRAALGECIDTSIRRRAEYSSDASNYRVVPEAVVFPQGTDDVVSAVRLAREHRLPVTARGAGTSIAGNAVGAGLVLDLSGLDRIIEIDAEARTARVQAGVVLADLQRAAAAHGLRFGPDPSSQSRCTIGGMIGNNACGPRAMHWGRTSDNVTALRIVDGTGRIRDLGPSNPVPELEQVADAHLATIRTEFGRYARQGSGFGLEHLLPENGRDAAKAFVGTEGACGVILEATVRLVPIPTATALAVLGYDDITLAADDVPALLPLRPIAIESLDAQLVEVVRRAGGDIPPLPGGRAWLFVETAGEAPATALAEAERIAGASSAIDVAVLPAGADATRLWGIRADGVGLAGRTAEGAPAWAGWEDASVPPEHLGDYLRAFEALKAEHGVSGLSYGHFGDGCVHTRIDYPIADDPDGFARFISAAAELVLERGGSPSGEHGDGRARGDLLQRMYSADALRAFAAFRAVFDPDGILNPGIVVDPAPISADLRLPGVRPLPTIGFAFAHDGGDLGAAAHRCTGVGKCRASHANAAGFMCPSFRATGDERNTTRARARVLQEAVNGTLVDGIRSPALADSLDLCLSCKACSSDCPAEVDIATVKSEVLHQKYRGRIRPLSHYTFGRLPQWLRIAGIAPWALDAVQSVPGIRRLLMRLIGADPRRSLPRLPARSLQRRWRGRGGVDRPDVLIWADSFTDRISPEVGEAAAAVLEDAGYRVGLVPPGVCCGLTWITTGQLDGARRRLRAGLDILEPSLAAGIPIIGLEPSCTAVLRKDVLELLPDDPRARQAAASVRTLAEFLTDPAAPHAASWRPPDLSGTRIIAQPHCHQHAVLGFSADAELLRRSGAEVDTLDGCCGMAGNFGMEAGHYELSASIARLALAPAVDSDADAVLLADGLSCRTQASDLMARDSVHLAELIRPPRGVA; this is encoded by the coding sequence GTGAGCACCGTTGCAGAGGCGCTGTCTGCCCTGCGGGCGGCGCTCGGCGAGTGCATCGACACGAGCATCCGACGCAGGGCCGAATACTCCAGCGACGCCTCGAATTACCGGGTCGTACCGGAGGCCGTGGTCTTCCCGCAGGGTACGGACGATGTCGTCTCCGCGGTTCGCCTGGCGAGGGAGCATCGCCTGCCCGTCACGGCCAGGGGCGCCGGCACCTCGATCGCGGGCAACGCCGTGGGTGCGGGCCTCGTGCTCGACCTCAGCGGCCTCGACCGGATCATCGAGATCGACGCGGAGGCGCGGACCGCGCGGGTGCAGGCCGGTGTCGTGCTGGCCGACCTGCAACGGGCTGCCGCCGCGCACGGACTGCGGTTCGGCCCTGACCCTTCGTCGCAGTCCCGATGCACGATCGGCGGGATGATCGGCAACAACGCGTGCGGTCCGAGGGCGATGCACTGGGGGCGCACATCCGACAACGTCACCGCCCTGAGGATCGTCGACGGGACGGGGCGCATCCGCGACCTCGGCCCCTCGAACCCGGTGCCGGAGCTGGAGCAGGTGGCGGATGCCCATCTCGCCACGATCCGCACCGAGTTCGGCCGCTACGCCAGGCAGGGCTCGGGGTTCGGGCTCGAGCATCTGCTGCCCGAGAACGGCCGCGATGCCGCGAAGGCGTTCGTCGGGACCGAGGGCGCCTGCGGCGTCATCCTCGAAGCGACAGTCCGATTGGTTCCGATCCCGACCGCCACCGCGCTGGCGGTGCTCGGCTACGACGACATCACCCTGGCCGCGGACGATGTGCCGGCCCTCCTGCCGCTCCGGCCCATCGCGATCGAGAGCCTCGACGCCCAGCTCGTCGAGGTGGTGCGACGAGCGGGCGGAGACATCCCGCCTCTACCCGGCGGCAGGGCATGGCTGTTCGTCGAGACGGCAGGCGAGGCTCCCGCGACCGCACTGGCTGAGGCCGAGCGGATCGCCGGGGCATCGTCCGCAATCGATGTGGCAGTGCTCCCCGCCGGCGCCGACGCGACACGTCTGTGGGGCATCAGGGCGGACGGTGTCGGCCTCGCCGGTCGCACCGCCGAGGGCGCTCCGGCGTGGGCCGGGTGGGAGGACGCATCCGTGCCCCCGGAACATCTCGGCGATTATCTGCGCGCCTTTGAGGCGCTGAAGGCAGAGCATGGCGTCAGCGGCCTGAGCTACGGCCACTTCGGCGATGGATGCGTGCACACCCGCATCGACTATCCGATCGCCGACGATCCGGACGGGTTCGCCCGGTTCATCTCCGCTGCGGCCGAGCTCGTACTGGAACGCGGCGGCTCGCCGTCCGGGGAGCACGGCGACGGCAGGGCCAGGGGCGACCTGCTTCAGCGGATGTACTCCGCGGATGCCCTGCGCGCCTTCGCCGCCTTCCGCGCCGTGTTCGACCCCGACGGCATCCTGAACCCCGGGATCGTCGTCGACCCCGCACCGATTTCGGCCGACCTGCGTCTGCCAGGCGTGCGCCCCCTCCCGACGATCGGGTTCGCGTTCGCCCACGACGGCGGCGATCTGGGCGCGGCTGCGCACCGATGCACCGGCGTCGGGAAGTGCCGGGCCAGCCATGCGAACGCGGCGGGGTTCATGTGCCCCTCGTTCCGCGCCACCGGTGACGAGCGCAACACCACCAGGGCCCGCGCCCGCGTGCTGCAGGAGGCGGTCAACGGCACGCTCGTCGACGGCATCCGCTCGCCCGCTCTGGCCGACTCCCTCGACCTCTGCCTCTCCTGCAAGGCGTGCTCATCGGACTGCCCAGCCGAGGTCGACATCGCCACCGTCAAATCCGAGGTGCTGCATCAGAAGTATCGCGGAAGGATTCGTCCGCTGAGTCACTACACCTTCGGGCGCCTGCCGCAATGGCTGCGCATCGCCGGAATCGCCCCGTGGGCGCTCGACGCGGTCCAGAGCGTCCCCGGCATCCGCAGACTGCTCATGCGGCTCATCGGCGCAGACCCGCGCCGCTCGCTGCCGCGGCTGCCCGCTCGCTCTCTGCAGCGGCGATGGCGAGGCCGAGGCGGCGTCGACCGGCCGGACGTGCTCATTTGGGCGGACAGCTTCACCGACCGCATCTCCCCTGAGGTCGGCGAGGCGGCCGCCGCCGTGCTCGAGGACGCCGGTTACCGGGTGGGGCTCGTGCCGCCCGGCGTCTGCTGCGGCCTCACCTGGATCACCACCGGCCAGCTCGACGGCGCGCGTCGCCGTCTGAGGGCCGGACTCGACATTCTCGAGCCGTCGCTCGCCGCCGGCATCCCGATCATCGGCCTCGAGCCCTCGTGCACGGCGGTGCTGCGCAAGGACGTCCTCGAACTGCTGCCGGACGATCCTCGGGCACGGCAGGCAGCCGCTTCCGTGCGGACCCTCGCCGAGTTCCTGACCGATCCGGCCGCGCCGCACGCGGCGAGCTGGCGGCCTCCGGATCTCAGCGGGACACGGATCATCGCCCAGCCGCATTGCCATCAGCACGCAGTATTGGGGTTCTCCGCGGATGCGGAACTGCTGCGCCGGAGCGGCGCCGAAGTCGACACGCTGGACGGGTGCTGCGGCATGGCCGGCAATTTCGGCATGGAGGCCGGTCACTACGAGCTCTCAGCGTCGATCGCCCGGCTCGCCCTGGCACCTGCGGTCGATTCCGACGCCGATGCGGTGCTGCTGGCAGACGGACTCTCCTGCCGAACCCAGGCATCCGATCTGATGGCGCGTGACTCGGTGCATCTGGCTGAGCTGATCCGTCCGCCGCGCGGGGTAGCGTAG
- a CDS encoding LacI family DNA-binding transcriptional regulator: MDTPRRERVGVREVALAAGVSLGTVSHYLNTPDRVSEEKRARIQAAIDELGFVRNSAAGQLRNGRNALIGYLAPEISTPYFGVVSEGVERRASEIGYSVLIASSHGDLDREVSYLDMFEQQRVQGILVAARHDIEEKLADIRERGIPSVLVSRQARTTDQPSVTVDDVRGGELVGEHLLRTGRRRIAFIGGPFAIRQVAERFAGLQQAMRSVPTSSIEVIDSPNRSLEDGVRIGRMLADRPASERPDAVFAVNDLLAMGVMQALVSEGSTRVPEDLAVVGYDDVPFAAASVIPLTSVRATRAGYGEAAFDLLFEQMTAGQRPTATSSHLVFQPELFVRASSAPIA, encoded by the coding sequence GTGGACACGCCTCGACGCGAGAGGGTCGGCGTACGGGAGGTCGCCCTCGCGGCCGGAGTCTCCCTAGGGACCGTCTCGCATTACCTGAACACACCAGACCGGGTGTCGGAGGAGAAACGCGCGCGCATTCAGGCCGCCATCGACGAACTCGGTTTCGTACGCAACAGTGCGGCAGGCCAACTGCGCAACGGCCGCAATGCTCTGATCGGCTACCTCGCCCCCGAGATCTCGACGCCGTACTTCGGCGTCGTTTCCGAGGGGGTCGAGCGCCGCGCGTCCGAGATCGGCTACTCGGTGCTGATCGCGAGCTCGCACGGCGACCTCGATCGGGAGGTCTCGTACCTTGACATGTTCGAACAACAGCGCGTGCAGGGCATCCTGGTCGCCGCACGTCACGACATCGAGGAGAAGCTCGCGGATATCCGCGAGCGCGGCATCCCGTCAGTACTGGTGAGCCGCCAGGCACGTACGACGGATCAGCCTTCAGTCACCGTCGACGATGTGCGAGGCGGCGAACTGGTCGGCGAGCATCTGCTGCGGACCGGCCGCCGCAGGATCGCGTTCATCGGTGGACCGTTCGCCATCCGCCAGGTCGCCGAACGGTTCGCGGGACTCCAACAAGCCATGCGCTCCGTCCCCACAAGCTCGATCGAGGTGATCGACAGCCCAAACCGATCGCTTGAGGACGGTGTGCGTATCGGGAGGATGCTCGCCGATCGCCCCGCGTCCGAGCGACCGGATGCGGTCTTCGCCGTGAACGACCTGCTCGCCATGGGCGTCATGCAAGCACTCGTCTCCGAGGGTTCGACTCGTGTGCCGGAGGACCTCGCAGTCGTCGGCTACGACGACGTGCCCTTCGCCGCGGCATCCGTGATTCCCCTCACCTCTGTGCGCGCCACGCGCGCGGGTTACGGGGAGGCCGCCTTCGACCTGCTCTTCGAGCAGATGACCGCCGGGCAGCGCCCCACCGCAACCAGCTCCCACCTGGTGTTCCAGCCGGAACTGTTCGTGAGGGCGTCGAGCGCACCGATCGCCTGA
- a CDS encoding carbohydrate ABC transporter permease yields MNAARIRHVSLGILAIVIAVVVFVIPFVFIVLTASKTQQEASLLEFTIPTQWVFWENLVEVLQTRENMLPRALWNSTILTVFSVTAIVILAAMVGYVLQRRPTRWSGLVNALVLSGLIIPPAVVPTIWVLQMLGLFKTMPGMVFMEISFNLSFSIILFRAFISTIPRELDEAALIDGAGPLRIFFRVILPLLKPVVVTVIVIQVVHVFNDFTGPLYFLPGDENVTAQLTLFNFQSEEVNSFNLLFMTVLIITVIPLVLYLFFNRQIVAGMTAGAVKG; encoded by the coding sequence GTGAACGCCGCACGCATCCGCCACGTCTCTCTCGGCATCCTGGCGATCGTCATCGCCGTCGTCGTGTTCGTCATCCCGTTCGTGTTCATCGTGCTCACCGCGTCGAAGACGCAGCAGGAGGCGTCGCTGCTGGAGTTCACGATCCCCACCCAGTGGGTGTTCTGGGAGAACCTCGTCGAGGTCCTGCAGACCCGCGAGAACATGCTCCCCCGCGCGCTGTGGAACAGCACAATCCTCACCGTGTTCAGCGTCACCGCGATCGTGATCCTCGCCGCCATGGTCGGCTACGTGCTGCAGCGGCGCCCCACCCGCTGGTCGGGGCTGGTCAACGCGCTCGTGCTCTCCGGGCTCATCATCCCGCCCGCCGTCGTCCCGACGATCTGGGTGCTCCAGATGCTGGGGCTTTTCAAGACGATGCCCGGCATGGTCTTCATGGAGATCTCGTTCAACCTCTCCTTCAGCATCATCCTGTTCCGGGCGTTCATCTCGACGATCCCGCGGGAGCTCGATGAAGCCGCACTCATCGACGGGGCAGGCCCGCTGCGGATCTTCTTCCGCGTGATCCTGCCGCTGCTCAAGCCCGTCGTCGTCACCGTGATCGTGATCCAGGTCGTGCACGTGTTCAACGACTTCACTGGGCCGCTGTACTTCCTGCCCGGAGACGAGAACGTGACCGCCCAGCTCACGCTCTTCAACTTCCAGAGCGAAGAGGTGAACAGCTTCAACCTGCTCTTCATGACCGTGTTGATCATCACCGTCATCCCGCTCGTGCTGTACCTCTTCTTCAATCGCCAGATCGTCGCCGGCATGACCGCCGGCGCAGTCAAAGGATGA
- a CDS encoding N-acetylneuraminate synthase family protein, whose product MTVSIGSHVIGGGRPVYVIAEIGLNHNGDVELAKRLIDVAARSGANAVKFQKRTPEISTPEHMRDVPRETPWGTMTYLEYRRRVEFGRDEYIEIGDHATMLGLDWFASPWDVPSVHFLEDLNVVAHKVASASLTDTELLEALRATGRPVILSTGMSTLEQIDRALEVLGTDRVVLMHATSTYPMEPEEANLRVIASLRDRYPGIPVGYSGHERGLQISLAAVAIGAVAVERHITLDRTMWGSDHAASLEPTGLDHLVRDIRVIETALGDGIKRVFPGELAPMAKLRRVPA is encoded by the coding sequence ATGACCGTAAGCATCGGATCGCACGTGATCGGCGGCGGCAGGCCCGTCTACGTGATCGCGGAGATCGGACTGAACCACAACGGCGATGTCGAGCTCGCCAAGCGCCTGATCGACGTCGCGGCCCGCAGCGGCGCGAACGCGGTGAAGTTCCAGAAGCGCACACCGGAGATCTCCACGCCGGAGCACATGCGCGACGTGCCGAGGGAGACGCCCTGGGGCACCATGACCTATCTCGAGTACCGCCGGCGCGTCGAGTTCGGCCGGGACGAGTACATCGAGATCGGCGACCACGCGACCATGCTCGGTCTCGACTGGTTCGCCTCCCCGTGGGATGTGCCCAGCGTGCACTTCCTCGAGGACCTCAACGTCGTCGCCCACAAGGTCGCCTCGGCGAGCCTGACCGACACCGAGTTGCTCGAGGCGCTGCGCGCGACCGGCAGGCCGGTGATCCTCTCGACCGGGATGTCGACGCTCGAGCAGATCGACCGGGCGCTCGAGGTGCTCGGCACCGACCGGGTGGTCCTCATGCACGCCACCTCGACGTACCCGATGGAGCCCGAAGAGGCGAACCTGCGGGTCATCGCGTCGCTGCGCGACCGCTACCCCGGCATCCCCGTCGGATACTCCGGCCATGAACGCGGCCTGCAGATCTCCCTGGCAGCCGTCGCGATCGGCGCGGTCGCCGTCGAGCGTCACATCACCCTCGACCGGACGATGTGGGGGTCCGACCACGCGGCATCCCTCGAGCCGACGGGTCTGGATCACCTCGTCCGCGACATCCGCGTGATCGAGACGGCGCTCGGCGACGGCATCAAGCGCGTGTTCCCCGGCGAGCTCGCCCCGATGGCGAAGCTGCGTCGCGTACCGGCATGA
- a CDS encoding DUF6716 putative glycosyltransferase — translation MSGRLRVVAIADADSFVKWAASLLTGVSGVRRHLLIVDTPLTVSREQERTALTGTAFTDAEVTRLSFDEVRGWLSGHQPDAVVLAGRGAFVRLIGAQIDRLEKRPVVVGGLPGMSIPAQRGALEYRKHCDLVVLHSHRERRAFAELGERIGVRVPLGLATLPYAAPAERPSFVERVAPASFVERAERAEAGTQSRTRFDSVGSAVLTQRAGGMSESAVLTGGAGRGQATLRPPATDLVFAAQAMVPVERHERTAIADILVRAAEANPRRRVVVKLRSRRGEAETHLERDAYADLFSSRPANLVFSYQPMAAALERADGLVTVSSTAAIEALAAGVPVIALDTFGVSKQLLNTVFIGSGLLGSGEEVVRRQFRHPHPGWMWENYFHPASESDWWTHVEQLIAQRRAGTLAPRPVPPPRGGALHAAWHRKSVLGSADRSLAGAVALAVGAPLVRGILSRRRAATDTWSETGTDFTLEPSPHADSLRR, via the coding sequence ATGAGCGGCCGCCTGCGCGTTGTCGCGATCGCCGACGCGGACTCGTTCGTGAAGTGGGCGGCGTCGCTGCTGACGGGTGTCAGCGGCGTCCGCCGTCATCTGCTGATCGTCGACACGCCCCTCACGGTCAGCCGTGAGCAGGAGCGGACCGCGCTGACGGGGACGGCCTTCACGGATGCCGAGGTCACCCGGCTCTCGTTCGACGAGGTCCGCGGGTGGCTGTCCGGACACCAGCCGGATGCCGTGGTCCTGGCGGGTCGCGGAGCGTTCGTCCGCCTGATCGGCGCTCAGATCGACCGACTCGAGAAGCGGCCGGTCGTCGTCGGCGGGCTGCCGGGGATGTCGATCCCGGCGCAGCGCGGCGCGCTCGAGTACCGCAAGCACTGCGACCTGGTCGTCCTGCACTCGCATCGTGAGCGACGCGCATTCGCGGAGCTGGGGGAGCGGATCGGGGTGCGCGTGCCCCTCGGGCTCGCGACGCTGCCGTACGCCGCGCCCGCCGAACGGCCCTCGTTCGTCGAGCGCGTCGCCCCCGCGTCGTTCGTCGAGCGAGCCGAGCGGGCTGAAGCGGGTACTCAGTCGCGGACGCGTTTCGACTCGGTCGGCTCCGCCGTGCTCACTCAACGAGCGGGGGGAATGTCGGAGTCCGCCGTGCTCACGGGGGGAGCGGGGCGAGGGCAGGCCACCCTGCGGCCGCCGGCCACCGATCTCGTGTTCGCCGCACAGGCCATGGTGCCGGTCGAGCGTCACGAGCGCACCGCGATCGCGGACATCCTCGTGCGGGCCGCCGAGGCGAACCCGCGCCGCCGTGTCGTCGTGAAGCTGCGGTCGCGCCGAGGCGAGGCCGAGACGCATCTCGAACGGGATGCCTACGCCGACCTGTTCTCCTCGCGACCAGCCAACCTCGTGTTCTCGTACCAGCCGATGGCTGCGGCCCTCGAACGCGCCGACGGACTCGTGACCGTCAGCTCGACCGCGGCGATCGAGGCGCTCGCGGCTGGTGTCCCCGTCATCGCTCTGGACACGTTCGGGGTGAGCAAGCAGCTGCTGAACACGGTGTTCATCGGCAGCGGCCTGCTGGGCAGCGGCGAGGAAGTGGTGCGCCGGCAGTTCCGGCATCCGCATCCCGGGTGGATGTGGGAGAACTACTTCCACCCGGCATCCGAATCGGACTGGTGGACCCATGTCGAGCAGCTGATCGCGCAGCGGCGAGCGGGAACGCTCGCGCCGCGGCCGGTTCCGCCGCCGCGCGGGGGAGCGCTGCACGCGGCGTGGCATCGCAAGAGCGTGCTCGGGTCGGCCGACCGCAGCCTGGCCGGTGCGGTCGCCCTGGCTGTCGGAGCACCGCTCGTGCGCGGCATCCTCTCGCGCCGTCGCGCCGCCACGGACACCTGGTCCGAGACCGGCACCGATTTCACCCTCGAGCCGTCCCCGCACGCCGACTCGCTCCGCCGCTGA
- a CDS encoding glycosyl hydrolase, which translates to MTTPDTALSELRDGFAAPPDDARPMMRWWWFGPRVDRTDLIADLDAMRAAGIGGVELSVVYPLSEDSDRYLSETFLADARFAAEAAAERGMRFDLTLGSGWSFGGPHITDETAARKLSWDRRDISVAAADIPVANSWPGDRFIAAYVGDGSIQEPPEEYDVVAVEDGVLHIPAGNGPRLLLLCTARLTGQQVKRAAVGAEGPVLDHFSRAATEAHIAAVCDPLLDAVPAELLGSVFCDSLEAYAADWSLGVFEAFRAKHGYDPVPVLHRLHTGSAAGRDLRADYYGTLTALYEQNFVVPLRAWAAGRGVPLRIQGYGEPPAGISSYRFADAFEGEGWGWRELTQTRWATSAAHLYDRDVVSSETWTWIHSPSFRATPMDLRGEAHEHLLAGINQFIGHGWPHSPSSVPGKGWMLYAAGAFDTRNPWSPAMPGLISYLHRLSWLMRQGRHIADVGVYTSPRAVGAILRSGEPSELNLWRSTNDFVGDALTGAIREGGFDYDAWDDDAVFPAIERYGALVLPRGSVVPADVAQRLSAHILDGGVVLALGEAPTGVEGATVVAGESALPERLAALLGGPDALTDSADVGVAHRSIGDLEVYFVANTGAEEVRTRLHPRTPFGTVQEWDAATGTARVRAGVAAGIPLHLEPYAATVIVTTPVAAEGVDATTPASADGVRIALPTWSVRFPDDEAAVPVTTPHIWERDGRPDYSGTAEYTTQFVLDEEPFADLVLDFGRCAPHPAGDHEEIGIRGRSFRVAVAPPVGEIAEVIVNGRHAGVVWGTPYRLAVGGLLHAGENTVVLKVSNTGGNAVAADPRVVADAEATTAKYGRRFRMQDFDLAADRVRSGLACVPVLRVGTQA; encoded by the coding sequence ATGACCACGCCAGACACCGCTCTCTCCGAACTCCGCGACGGGTTCGCCGCGCCGCCGGACGACGCCAGGCCGATGATGCGCTGGTGGTGGTTCGGGCCGCGCGTCGACCGCACGGACCTGATCGCGGATCTCGATGCGATGCGCGCAGCGGGGATCGGCGGAGTCGAGCTCTCGGTCGTCTATCCGCTCTCCGAGGACTCCGACCGCTATCTCTCAGAGACCTTCCTGGCGGATGCCCGCTTCGCCGCGGAGGCGGCGGCCGAACGGGGGATGCGCTTCGACCTCACCCTCGGCAGCGGCTGGTCCTTCGGTGGCCCGCACATCACCGACGAGACCGCGGCGCGCAAGCTGTCGTGGGATCGGAGGGACATCAGCGTCGCCGCCGCGGATATCCCCGTGGCCAACAGCTGGCCTGGCGACCGGTTCATCGCGGCCTACGTAGGCGACGGGTCCATTCAGGAGCCACCGGAGGAGTACGATGTCGTCGCTGTCGAGGACGGCGTTCTGCATATCCCCGCAGGCAACGGCCCACGGCTGCTCCTGCTGTGCACCGCCCGGCTCACCGGCCAGCAGGTCAAGCGCGCCGCGGTCGGTGCGGAGGGGCCCGTGCTCGATCACTTCAGCAGGGCCGCCACCGAAGCGCACATCGCCGCCGTCTGCGACCCGCTCCTCGACGCGGTCCCTGCCGAACTACTCGGGTCGGTGTTCTGCGACAGCCTCGAGGCGTATGCCGCGGACTGGAGTTTAGGTGTGTTCGAGGCATTCCGGGCGAAGCACGGGTACGACCCAGTCCCCGTGCTGCACCGGCTGCACACCGGGTCCGCCGCAGGCAGGGACCTCCGCGCCGATTACTACGGCACCCTCACCGCGCTGTACGAGCAGAACTTCGTCGTGCCGCTGCGCGCCTGGGCGGCCGGCCGCGGCGTCCCCTTGCGCATTCAGGGCTACGGCGAGCCGCCCGCCGGGATCAGCAGTTACAGGTTCGCGGATGCCTTCGAAGGCGAGGGATGGGGGTGGCGCGAGCTCACCCAGACTCGCTGGGCGACGTCCGCCGCCCATCTCTACGACCGGGACGTGGTGTCCTCGGAGACGTGGACGTGGATCCACTCGCCATCGTTCCGCGCCACGCCGATGGACCTCCGCGGCGAGGCGCACGAGCACCTCCTGGCCGGCATCAACCAGTTCATCGGCCACGGCTGGCCGCACTCGCCGTCGTCGGTGCCCGGCAAGGGCTGGATGCTGTACGCCGCCGGGGCGTTCGACACCCGCAACCCGTGGTCTCCGGCGATGCCCGGTCTCATCTCCTATCTGCACCGCCTGTCGTGGCTGATGCGGCAAGGCCGCCACATCGCCGACGTCGGCGTCTACACGAGCCCGAGGGCGGTCGGGGCAATTCTCCGCTCCGGAGAGCCGAGCGAGCTGAACTTGTGGCGATCCACCAACGACTTCGTCGGCGACGCGCTCACCGGCGCGATCCGCGAGGGCGGGTTCGACTACGACGCGTGGGACGACGACGCAGTGTTCCCCGCCATCGAGCGGTACGGCGCGCTGGTGCTCCCCCGCGGCTCTGTGGTACCGGCCGATGTCGCCCAACGACTGTCGGCACACATCCTGGACGGCGGGGTCGTGCTCGCTCTCGGTGAGGCGCCGACCGGTGTCGAGGGGGCGACCGTCGTGGCCGGCGAATCGGCACTCCCCGAACGCCTCGCCGCGCTCCTCGGCGGTCCGGACGCGCTGACCGATTCGGCAGACGTCGGGGTCGCGCACCGGTCGATCGGCGATCTGGAGGTGTACTTCGTCGCCAACACCGGCGCCGAAGAGGTCCGCACCCGGCTTCACCCGCGTACCCCCTTCGGCACCGTCCAGGAGTGGGACGCTGCCACCGGCACCGCTCGCGTGCGCGCGGGCGTCGCCGCCGGCATCCCGCTGCATCTGGAGCCCTACGCCGCGACCGTGATCGTGACGACGCCCGTCGCGGCGGAGGGCGTCGACGCGACGACTCCCGCCTCGGCGGATGGGGTGCGGATCGCCCTGCCGACGTGGTCGGTGCGGTTCCCCGACGACGAGGCCGCCGTGCCGGTGACGACGCCGCACATCTGGGAGCGCGACGGTCGCCCCGACTACTCAGGAACCGCCGAGTACACCACGCAATTCGTGCTCGACGAGGAGCCGTTCGCAGACCTCGTCCTGGACTTCGGCCGCTGCGCCCCGCACCCGGCGGGCGACCACGAGGAGATCGGCATCCGCGGTCGGTCGTTCCGCGTCGCCGTCGCACCCCCGGTCGGCGAGATCGCCGAGGTGATCGTGAACGGGCGGCACGCCGGGGTCGTCTGGGGCACGCCGTACCGGCTCGCCGTGGGCGGGCTGCTGCACGCCGGCGAGAACACCGTGGTCCTGAAGGTGTCCAACACCGGCGGCAACGCCGTCGCGGCCGATCCGCGCGTGGTCGCGGATGCCGAGGCCACCACGGCGAAGTACGGACGGCGGTTCCGGATGCAGGACTTCGACCTCGCCGCCGACCGGGTGCGCTCTGGTCTGGCCTGCGTGCCCGTGCTGCGCGTCGGCACGCAGGCGTGA
- a CDS encoding carbohydrate ABC transporter permease: protein MSTTTAPPPTSSTTATATATARSRGRSRSPYPGWFYIPSGVVYGLFFILPTIAAFYFSLTRWSLFDIEFIGLDNFVTFFREPMLLQSFANTFVYAVITSGLKVVLGLVLAVFLTSQIIARGFLRSVIFFPVLVSTIGVGVTFEVLLDPFNGLVNSALGAVGIDGPGWLTDPSLALVSVALVDVWKGVGLATLIYIAGIVAIPGEYIEAARVDGAGALRIFWNITLPLARPATASVITLSLIGGLRSFDLIWAMTGGGPGFASEVVASAIFKQYQSGFFGLSTAGNVVLFLVVAVIVFPLYRWLNRKEVQQ from the coding sequence ATGTCCACCACGACCGCTCCACCCCCGACCTCGAGCACGACAGCGACCGCGACCGCGACCGCGCGCAGCCGCGGCCGGAGCAGGTCTCCGTACCCCGGATGGTTCTACATCCCCTCCGGCGTCGTCTACGGGCTGTTCTTCATCCTGCCGACGATAGCGGCCTTCTACTTCAGCCTGACCCGGTGGTCGCTGTTCGACATCGAGTTCATCGGCCTGGACAACTTCGTGACCTTCTTCCGCGAGCCGATGCTGCTGCAGAGCTTCGCCAACACCTTCGTCTACGCGGTCATCACGAGCGGGCTGAAGGTCGTGCTCGGCCTGGTGCTCGCGGTGTTCCTCACCTCGCAGATCATCGCCCGCGGGTTCCTGCGCTCGGTCATCTTCTTCCCGGTGCTCGTCTCCACGATCGGCGTCGGGGTCACCTTCGAGGTGCTGCTCGACCCGTTCAACGGCCTGGTCAACTCCGCGCTCGGCGCGGTCGGCATCGACGGCCCCGGCTGGCTCACCGACCCCTCGCTCGCCCTCGTCTCCGTCGCGCTCGTGGATGTGTGGAAGGGCGTGGGCCTTGCCACCCTCATCTACATCGCCGGGATCGTCGCCATCCCCGGCGAATATATCGAGGCGGCCCGTGTCGACGGCGCCGGCGCGCTGCGCATCTTCTGGAACATCACCCTGCCGCTGGCCAGGCCCGCCACCGCCAGCGTCATCACGCTCTCCCTCATCGGAGGCCTGCGCTCGTTCGACCTCATCTGGGCGATGACCGGCGGCGGACCCGGCTTCGCCAGTGAGGTCGTCGCCTCGGCGATCTTCAAGCAGTACCAGTCCGGGTTCTTCGGGCTCTCCACCGCGGGCAACGTCGTGCTCTTCCTCGTCGTCGCCGTCATCGTCTTCCCGCTCTACCGCTGGCTCAACCGCAAGGAGGTGCAGCAGTGA